The Microbacterium luteum genome includes a region encoding these proteins:
- a CDS encoding amidohydrolase family protein, with product MAQTEKRIAAISLWDGDADRGARSLSWQGGVISDVGEPDSGADASYSVIPGLVDTHVHFDAYAGSGSVDWMTWPLITPAEERSLHVVAHARRAAAAGVTTLRDLGGSPVQLAAARALEAGLIPGPRIRVHCPVGMTAGHGDLFTPPLYPHRPPTADSPDECRKLVRQWARSGTDGIKIYTSGGVLSVGDKVGWRNQTEAEIAATVDEAHALGMLVAAHAHNAEGIDLALKFEVDSIEHGTGIEERHWDTLIERSIPVAPTLLINDAIAERRFPVSDEACEKAQAVVAERDANFVGAAAAGVRFVLGTDANGVMIAFGDQLEEMRLMARSFAWSAERTLRAGTSDAADAIRMGKTTGRLLPGLGADFVVVRGRPWEDIDTLTTENIVAVVARGELVAGSLPD from the coding sequence GTGGCGCAGACGGAGAAGCGGATCGCAGCGATCTCACTGTGGGACGGCGACGCCGACCGCGGTGCGCGCTCTCTGTCGTGGCAGGGCGGCGTGATCTCCGACGTGGGCGAGCCCGACTCCGGGGCTGACGCCTCCTACAGCGTGATCCCCGGCCTCGTCGACACGCACGTGCACTTCGACGCCTACGCCGGTTCCGGATCGGTCGACTGGATGACCTGGCCGCTGATCACTCCTGCCGAGGAGCGGTCGCTCCACGTCGTCGCCCACGCCCGTCGCGCGGCTGCTGCGGGCGTGACCACGCTGCGCGACCTCGGCGGGTCGCCGGTGCAGCTGGCCGCCGCGCGCGCTCTCGAGGCCGGGCTCATCCCGGGTCCGCGCATCCGCGTGCACTGCCCGGTGGGGATGACCGCCGGACACGGCGACCTCTTCACGCCGCCCCTCTATCCGCATCGTCCGCCGACCGCGGACTCGCCCGACGAATGCCGCAAACTCGTGCGCCAGTGGGCCCGTTCGGGCACCGACGGAATCAAGATCTACACCAGCGGCGGCGTGCTCTCCGTCGGCGACAAGGTCGGGTGGCGCAACCAGACCGAGGCCGAGATCGCGGCCACCGTCGACGAGGCGCACGCGCTCGGCATGCTCGTCGCCGCGCACGCGCACAACGCGGAGGGCATCGACCTCGCGCTGAAATTCGAGGTCGATTCCATCGAGCACGGCACCGGCATCGAGGAGCGGCACTGGGACACCCTCATCGAGCGGAGCATCCCGGTCGCCCCCACCCTGCTCATCAACGATGCGATCGCCGAACGTCGCTTCCCCGTGAGCGACGAGGCGTGCGAGAAGGCGCAGGCGGTCGTCGCCGAGCGCGACGCGAACTTCGTCGGGGCGGCCGCCGCGGGTGTGCGCTTCGTGCTGGGAACCGACGCCAACGGCGTCATGATCGCCTTCGGCGACCAGCTCGAAGAGATGCGTCTCATGGCGCGCAGCTTCGCCTGGAGCGCCGAGCGCACGCTGCGTGCCGGAACCTCCGACGCCGCGGACGCGATCCGCATGGGCAAGACCACCGGGCGCCTGCTCCCGGGTCTCGGCGCCGACTTCGTCGTCGTCCGCGGTCGCCCGTGGGAGGACATCGACACCCTGACCACCGAGAACATCGTGGCCGTCGTCGCCCGTGGTGAGCTCGTGGCCGGCTCCCTGCCGGACTGA
- a CDS encoding ABC transporter substrate-binding protein, whose protein sequence is MITRTRTARWVVAPAGIAVAAVALSACAGDADSSPTPAADVAQEVVFAIKEDAGCIDPQQTSVTTALNVGRQLTDSLLDQDPETGEIVPWLAESWEVSDDLTSYTFTLRDDVTFSDDTALTSDVVAANFDAIIELGGSASLAGAYLEGYTGTEVVSDTEFIVSFDTPNVAFLQGATTMSLGILSEASATATAEERCAAPIGSGPFVLDSYVVNDSIVIDRREGYDWPSELRGHEGEAYLETVTFPIITEASVRTGGLSSGEYDVIQDLPYIDEARFTTDEYNLYAKANPGVPNGFVVNTTQGLMSDEIVRQAMTKGLDREQINVIAGSVSGSAPTSVLTSSTPGFTDLGDTLAYDPEGATELLEADGWELGSDGIYERDGETLTVTVTAFYAQDVLEAAQQQLREVGIDLQLNMVTAGDFFGAIATGDYEMLGAGLTRTDPDVLRVLLSVDSPSRWGIVEDAELEALLQEQRETADVDARQEIVDEIQQIVAERAYVMPTLETVQLHASRAGVEGITFDSASRLNLYDAVVTSD, encoded by the coding sequence GTGATCACCCGAACCCGAACGGCCCGCTGGGTCGTCGCGCCGGCCGGCATCGCCGTCGCGGCGGTCGCCCTGTCGGCCTGCGCCGGCGACGCGGACAGCTCGCCCACCCCCGCCGCCGACGTCGCGCAGGAGGTCGTCTTCGCCATCAAGGAAGACGCCGGCTGCATCGACCCGCAGCAGACCTCGGTCACCACCGCGCTGAACGTCGGCCGCCAGCTCACCGACTCGCTCCTGGACCAGGACCCCGAGACCGGCGAGATCGTGCCGTGGCTCGCCGAGAGCTGGGAGGTGAGCGACGACCTCACGTCGTACACCTTCACCCTCCGCGACGATGTGACCTTCAGCGACGACACCGCGCTCACCAGCGACGTCGTCGCCGCCAACTTCGACGCCATCATCGAACTCGGCGGATCGGCGTCGCTCGCCGGTGCCTACCTCGAGGGCTACACCGGGACCGAGGTCGTCAGCGACACCGAGTTCATCGTCTCGTTCGACACCCCGAACGTCGCGTTCCTGCAGGGTGCGACGACCATGTCGCTCGGCATCCTGTCGGAGGCCTCGGCCACCGCCACCGCCGAAGAGCGGTGCGCCGCCCCGATCGGCTCCGGACCGTTCGTGCTGGACTCCTACGTCGTGAACGACTCGATCGTCATCGACCGCCGCGAGGGCTACGACTGGCCGTCGGAGCTGCGCGGCCACGAGGGCGAGGCCTACCTCGAGACCGTCACGTTCCCGATCATCACCGAGGCGAGCGTGCGCACCGGCGGGCTCTCCTCGGGGGAGTACGACGTCATCCAGGACCTCCCCTACATCGACGAGGCCCGCTTCACCACCGACGAGTACAACCTGTACGCCAAGGCGAACCCTGGCGTGCCCAACGGCTTCGTGGTCAACACCACGCAGGGTCTCATGTCGGACGAGATCGTGCGTCAGGCGATGACCAAGGGTCTCGACCGCGAGCAGATCAACGTCATCGCCGGCTCGGTCAGCGGATCCGCCCCCACGAGCGTGCTGACCTCGTCGACCCCCGGCTTCACCGACCTCGGCGACACCCTCGCCTACGACCCCGAGGGTGCGACCGAGCTCCTCGAGGCCGACGGCTGGGAGCTGGGATCCGACGGGATCTACGAGCGCGACGGCGAGACGCTGACCGTCACGGTCACCGCCTTCTACGCCCAGGACGTGCTCGAAGCCGCCCAGCAGCAGCTGCGCGAGGTCGGCATCGACCTGCAGCTGAACATGGTCACCGCGGGTGACTTCTTCGGCGCCATCGCCACCGGCGACTACGAGATGCTCGGTGCCGGGCTGACCCGCACCGACCCGGACGTGCTCCGCGTGCTGCTGTCGGTCGACTCGCCCTCGCGGTGGGGCATCGTCGAGGACGCCGAGCTCGAGGCGCTGCTCCAGGAGCAGCGCGAGACCGCCGACGTCGACGCACGCCAGGAGATCGTCGACGAGATCCAGCAGATCGTCGCCGAGCGCGCGTACGTCATGCCGACGCTCGAGACCGTGCAGCTGCACGCCTCGCGTGCGGGTGTCGAGGGCATCACCTTCGACTCGGCTTCGCGTCTGAACCTCTACGACGCCGTCGTCACCTCCGACTGA
- a CDS encoding ABC transporter permease yields MASPVQRVDAKGRRAKAGTAARFLLPKIAQALFVVWASYTVAFLLIHALPGDPVLAALAVRGGDATTTDPEALAELRARYGLDGPLWQQYLVGFFGIFRGDLGVSIATGLPVTDTILRVAGPTAALAGFALVVGFLIALGFTVWAYVARPAWVRNVIVQIPPLGIAIPAFLTGLVLITVFSFGLGWFPASGATGFASVVLPGITLALPTAAIFFQVFSAAVFDAGASPFVFTANAKGLSQSTVVFRHVLRNAMLPAITIIGLQVGYLAGGTAVVETVFSRDGIGRLTVDAVLARDINVLMGVVVVVASVYAVVTLVVDALYGVIDPRTRTQVVGARPAAEAPVDGDPVASTFGGSAPVPAAFGGPAGDPARSEDETGARS; encoded by the coding sequence ATGGCATCGCCGGTGCAGCGCGTGGACGCGAAGGGCAGGAGAGCGAAGGCGGGGACCGCCGCACGGTTCCTGCTTCCCAAGATCGCTCAGGCTCTGTTCGTGGTGTGGGCTTCCTACACCGTGGCATTCCTGCTCATCCACGCGCTGCCCGGCGACCCTGTCCTGGCCGCCCTCGCCGTCCGTGGCGGGGACGCGACCACCACCGATCCCGAGGCGCTCGCCGAGCTGCGTGCCCGCTACGGCCTCGACGGGCCGCTGTGGCAGCAGTACCTCGTCGGGTTCTTCGGAATCTTCCGCGGCGACCTCGGCGTCTCCATCGCGACCGGCCTCCCGGTCACCGACACGATCCTCCGTGTCGCCGGTCCTACGGCGGCACTCGCCGGCTTCGCGCTCGTCGTCGGTTTCCTCATCGCCCTCGGCTTCACCGTCTGGGCCTACGTTGCACGCCCGGCTTGGGTGCGCAACGTCATCGTGCAGATCCCCCCGCTCGGAATCGCCATCCCGGCCTTCCTCACCGGCCTCGTGCTCATCACGGTCTTCTCGTTCGGACTGGGGTGGTTCCCCGCCTCCGGCGCGACCGGATTCGCCAGCGTGGTCCTGCCCGGCATCACCCTGGCCCTGCCGACGGCGGCCATCTTCTTCCAGGTCTTCTCCGCCGCGGTGTTCGACGCGGGGGCGAGCCCCTTCGTCTTCACCGCCAACGCCAAGGGGCTGTCGCAGTCCACGGTCGTCTTCCGGCACGTGCTCCGCAACGCGATGCTCCCCGCCATCACGATCATCGGCCTGCAGGTCGGGTACCTCGCCGGAGGCACCGCGGTGGTCGAGACCGTCTTCTCGCGCGACGGCATCGGTCGACTCACCGTCGATGCCGTCCTCGCCCGAGACATCAACGTGCTGATGGGCGTCGTGGTCGTGGTCGCGAGCGTCTACGCGGTGGTCACCCTCGTCGTCGACGCGCTCTACGGCGTGATCGATCCGCGCACGCGCACGCAGGTGGTCGGCGCGCGCCCGGCTGCCGAAGCGCCCGTCGACGGTGATCCTGTCGCCTCGACGTTCGGCGGCTCGGCCCCCGTCCCCGCGGCATTCGGTGGGCCCGCCGGTGATCCGGCGAGGTCGGAGGATGAGACGGGGGCGCGCTCATGA
- a CDS encoding ABC transporter permease: MRILRYPGMVVSILLLALTALAVAAPALLAPYDPYESVGAMRLAPPSWEHLFGTDHLARDVFSRVVYGARLSLSAAGLAVVAGVTLGAIIGLITGYLRGVVDAVVMRFVDVVIAIPGILLALIVVASLGFGPVAVGLGVGLGTSGAFARVMRAQVIRVRAEEYIEAARTLGVRGPTILVRHVLPNAARPIISMAALELAVAILAVSALSFLGFGAQPPAPEWGALVSAGRDFVAIAPWLSILPGVVILVVVLAVNRIARYIGGER, translated from the coding sequence ATGAGGATCCTCCGCTACCCCGGCATGGTCGTCTCGATCCTGCTCCTCGCCCTGACCGCGCTGGCCGTGGCAGCACCTGCACTCCTCGCCCCCTACGACCCGTACGAGTCGGTGGGTGCGATGCGGCTCGCACCGCCCAGCTGGGAGCACCTGTTCGGCACGGATCATCTCGCCCGCGATGTCTTCTCCCGCGTCGTCTACGGCGCCCGGCTGTCGCTGTCGGCCGCGGGGCTGGCGGTCGTCGCCGGCGTGACGCTCGGTGCGATCATCGGCCTGATCACCGGTTACCTGCGCGGTGTCGTCGATGCGGTCGTCATGCGCTTCGTCGACGTCGTGATCGCGATCCCCGGCATCCTCCTGGCCCTCATCGTGGTCGCCTCGCTCGGCTTCGGACCCGTTGCGGTGGGACTGGGCGTCGGCCTGGGGACCTCCGGGGCCTTCGCCCGCGTCATGCGCGCTCAGGTGATCCGGGTACGTGCAGAGGAGTACATCGAAGCGGCGCGCACCCTGGGGGTGCGGGGGCCGACGATCCTCGTACGCCACGTGCTGCCGAATGCCGCCCGTCCGATCATCTCGATGGCCGCGCTCGAGCTCGCCGTCGCGATCCTCGCCGTTTCGGCGCTGAGCTTCCTCGGCTTCGGCGCGCAGCCGCCCGCACCGGAGTGGGGAGCGCTCGTCTCGGCGGGTCGTGACTTCGTGGCGATCGCGCCGTGGCTGAGCATCCTCCCGGGTGTGGTCATCTTGGTGGTCGTGCTCGCCGTGAACCGCATCGCCCGCTACATCGGAGGAGAGCGATGA
- a CDS encoding dipeptide ABC transporter ATP-binding protein, translating into MSPEPLLSVRGLRVDYATPTGVNPALRGVDLDIARGEVVAVVGESGSGKSTIAHALVRLLPQEATIVGGDIRFDDVDIMSLSQRALRRVRGARIGFVPQDPSHSLNPVLRIGEQIAEVIRRHGGLTPPAAAARAIEILDEVGVPEPAQRARQYPHELSGGLRQRVLIGIAWACNPELVIADEPTSALDATVQRHVLDRMQKMREAHGTSVLLVTHDLGVAADRADRIVVVNKGEIVERGTSAEVLADPTHEYTRRLVAAAPGLRSHRLEPTSGARRAADAVEPFLRVAGLSKTYGSSAAPIVAADALDFSIARGTTFAIVGESGSGKSTTARMVARIVDADAGTVLFDGADITRLRGAALRQLRRRLQVVYQNPFGSLDPRMKIGAIIDEPLRAFGMGSRAQRATAVRDLMADVRLDPALADRRPAQLSGGQRQRVAIARALALRPEMIILDEPVSALDVSVQEQVLQLLVDLQAEHGLTYLFISHDLGVIRQISDEVAVMRRGVILEQGTAEHIFADPRHDYTRELLSAIPGGGVSAG; encoded by the coding sequence ATGAGCCCCGAACCTCTGCTCTCTGTCCGAGGCCTGCGCGTCGACTACGCGACACCCACCGGTGTGAATCCCGCTCTGCGGGGCGTCGATCTGGACATCGCCCGCGGCGAAGTCGTCGCGGTGGTCGGTGAATCCGGATCGGGCAAGAGCACCATCGCGCATGCGCTGGTGCGGCTTCTTCCGCAGGAGGCGACGATCGTCGGCGGCGACATCCGCTTCGACGACGTCGACATCATGTCGCTGTCCCAGCGGGCTCTCCGTCGCGTCCGCGGCGCTCGGATCGGGTTCGTCCCGCAGGATCCTTCGCACAGCCTGAATCCCGTGCTGCGCATCGGCGAGCAGATCGCCGAGGTCATTCGTCGTCACGGGGGTCTCACGCCGCCCGCCGCCGCGGCACGGGCGATCGAGATCCTCGATGAGGTCGGCGTGCCCGAACCCGCCCAGCGTGCCCGGCAGTACCCGCACGAGCTCTCCGGCGGTCTTCGGCAGCGGGTGCTCATCGGCATCGCGTGGGCGTGCAACCCCGAGCTCGTCATCGCCGACGAACCCACCAGCGCCCTGGATGCCACCGTGCAGCGGCACGTGCTGGACCGCATGCAGAAGATGCGCGAGGCGCACGGCACGTCGGTGCTGCTGGTCACCCATGACCTCGGGGTCGCCGCCGACCGTGCGGACCGGATCGTCGTGGTCAACAAGGGGGAGATCGTCGAGCGCGGCACCTCCGCCGAGGTCCTCGCCGACCCGACCCACGAGTACACCCGTCGCCTCGTCGCCGCCGCTCCCGGCCTGCGCAGTCACCGGCTCGAGCCGACATCGGGCGCCCGACGGGCGGCCGATGCGGTGGAGCCGTTCCTGCGCGTGGCGGGACTGTCGAAGACGTACGGATCGTCGGCCGCTCCGATCGTCGCCGCCGACGCTCTGGACTTCTCCATCGCGCGGGGAACGACCTTCGCGATCGTCGGCGAGTCCGGGTCGGGGAAGAGCACGACGGCGCGCATGGTCGCGAGGATCGTGGATGCGGATGCCGGGACGGTGCTCTTCGACGGGGCCGACATCACCCGGCTGCGGGGCGCGGCGCTTCGACAGCTGCGCCGTCGTCTGCAGGTCGTCTACCAGAACCCCTTCGGCTCCCTCGATCCGCGCATGAAGATCGGGGCGATCATCGACGAGCCGCTCCGTGCGTTCGGGATGGGATCGCGTGCCCAGCGCGCAACCGCCGTGCGTGATCTCATGGCCGACGTGCGACTCGACCCCGCCCTCGCCGACCGGCGGCCCGCCCAGCTCTCGGGCGGTCAGCGTCAGCGGGTCGCGATCGCGCGGGCCCTCGCCCTGCGGCCCGAGATGATCATCCTCGACGAGCCGGTCTCGGCGCTCGATGTCTCGGTGCAGGAGCAGGTGCTGCAGTTGCTGGTGGATCTGCAAGCCGAGCACGGTCTGACGTACCTGTTCATCTCGCACGACCTCGGCGTCATCCGGCAGATCTCCGACGAGGTCGCGGTGATGCGTCGCGGGGTCATCCTCGAGCAGGGCACGGCGGAGCACATCTTCGCCGATCCCCGGCACGACTACACCCGTGAGCTGCTGAGCGCGATCCCCGGCGGCGGGGTCTCCGCGGGCTGA
- a CDS encoding L-lactate dehydrogenase, which yields MSVIENSKLTVVGAGSVGASTAYAALIRGSARHVALYDINAAKVEAEVLDLAHGTQFTGSSDIVGSDDVSVVEGSQVVVITAGAKQNPGQTRIELAGVNAGIMQKMMPQLLEVAPDAVYVVVTNPCDVLTVLAQESTGLPSERLFASGTVLDTSRLRWKLAERAGVSRSSVHAYIVGEHGDTEFPLWSKATIGTVPILDWVTPRGDKMTVDELDQIADDVRNAAYKVIQGKGATNYAIGLSSARIVEAILNDEHAVMPVSPVLHDFHGVDGVALSVPSVVSASGARPIRETTFAPNELELFHRSAEALRDVASSLR from the coding sequence ATGAGCGTGATCGAGAACTCGAAACTCACCGTCGTCGGCGCGGGCAGTGTCGGTGCGAGCACGGCCTACGCGGCCCTCATCCGAGGGTCCGCCCGACACGTCGCCCTCTACGACATCAACGCCGCCAAGGTCGAAGCGGAAGTGCTCGACCTCGCCCACGGCACGCAGTTCACCGGCTCGAGCGACATCGTCGGCTCCGACGACGTCTCCGTGGTCGAGGGCTCCCAGGTCGTCGTGATCACCGCGGGCGCCAAGCAGAACCCCGGCCAGACGCGCATCGAGCTCGCCGGCGTGAACGCCGGGATCATGCAGAAGATGATGCCGCAGCTGCTCGAGGTCGCCCCCGACGCCGTCTATGTCGTCGTCACCAACCCGTGCGACGTGCTCACGGTGCTCGCGCAGGAGTCCACGGGGCTCCCGTCCGAGCGATTGTTCGCCTCCGGCACCGTTCTCGACACCTCGCGCCTGCGCTGGAAGCTCGCCGAGCGCGCGGGGGTCTCGCGGTCGAGCGTCCACGCCTATATCGTCGGCGAGCACGGTGACACCGAGTTCCCGCTGTGGTCGAAGGCCACCATCGGCACGGTGCCGATCCTCGACTGGGTCACCCCTCGTGGCGACAAGATGACCGTCGACGAACTCGACCAGATCGCCGACGACGTGCGAAACGCCGCCTATAAGGTGATCCAGGGCAAGGGCGCCACCAACTACGCCATCGGCCTGTCCAGCGCCCGCATCGTCGAGGCGATCCTCAACGACGAGCACGCCGTCATGCCCGTCTCCCCCGTCCTGCACGACTTCCACGGCGTCGACGGGGTCGCCCTGTCGGTTCCGTCCGTCGTGAGCGCATCCGGTGCGCGCCCCATCCGCGAGACGACGTTCGCGCCGAACGAACTCGAGCTGTTCCACCGTTCCGCCGAAGCGCTTCGCGACGTGGCGTCGTCGCTGCGCTGA
- a CDS encoding IS481 family transposase, translating into MSHGNARLAPAGRLILVQRIQSGRAVAHVAAEMGISRTTAWRWWRRFREHGSAGLVDRSSVAHSHPHRTAACVEARVRIMRHLTRRGPVFIADELGLQASTVGRVLRRHRAPLLRELDPVTGTVIRATRRSAQRYEHDHPGALIHVDVKKLGRIPDGGGWRLHGRSERPKHKRGLGYDYVHTVIDDHSRVAYAEIHSDEKGATAAGVLDRAIGFYADLGVRVERVISDNAFAYRHSTAFRAVINAHGITQKFIRPHCPWTNGKVERLNRTLAAEWAYARPWTSNDDRAAALTAWIDHYNLERRHLGIGGKSPIDRINNGRGQYI; encoded by the coding sequence ATGTCCCACGGTAATGCCCGGCTTGCTCCGGCCGGCAGGTTGATCCTCGTTCAGCGCATCCAGTCCGGGCGTGCGGTCGCGCACGTCGCCGCTGAGATGGGAATCTCACGCACGACCGCGTGGCGGTGGTGGCGCAGGTTCAGAGAGCACGGCTCTGCCGGTCTCGTTGACCGGTCCAGCGTCGCCCATTCCCACCCTCACCGGACGGCGGCGTGCGTCGAGGCGCGCGTGCGAATCATGCGTCACCTCACCCGCCGCGGCCCGGTGTTCATCGCCGACGAGCTCGGATTACAGGCCTCGACGGTGGGGCGGGTGCTGCGCCGCCACCGGGCCCCGCTGCTGCGAGAGCTGGACCCGGTCACCGGGACGGTGATCCGAGCGACGCGGCGGTCTGCGCAGCGTTACGAGCACGACCATCCCGGCGCCCTCATCCACGTTGACGTGAAGAAGCTCGGCCGCATCCCGGACGGCGGCGGCTGGCGTTTGCACGGTCGCAGCGAACGTCCGAAGCACAAGCGGGGCCTGGGCTACGACTACGTCCACACCGTCATCGACGACCACTCCAGAGTCGCTTACGCCGAGATCCACAGCGACGAGAAAGGCGCCACCGCCGCCGGTGTGCTCGACCGCGCCATCGGCTTCTACGCCGATCTCGGGGTCAGAGTCGAACGAGTGATCAGCGACAACGCATTCGCCTACCGGCACTCGACCGCGTTCCGCGCGGTCATCAACGCACACGGGATCACACAGAAGTTCATCCGCCCGCACTGCCCATGGACAAACGGGAAGGTCGAGCGTCTGAACCGCACCCTCGCGGCCGAGTGGGCATACGCCCGCCCTTGGACCTCCAACGATGACCGAGCCGCCGCCTTGACGGCCTGGATCGACCACTACAACCTAGAAAGGCGACACCTCGGCATCGGAGGCAAGTCCCCCATCGACCGAATCAACAACGGTCGAGGTCAGTACATCTAG